In Actinomadura citrea, a single window of DNA contains:
- a CDS encoding acyl-CoA dehydrogenase family protein — protein MKLVVTEEQRELRDALRRFFADRSPGAEVRRLMETAEGYDPKVWRQMAEQLGLQGLAIAEDHGGAGFGVRELAVVFEEMGRAVVCAPFLATITAAAALEAGEGGHDLLPGLADGSVIATLAVAEDDGSWDPGSVRAAFEGGVLRGTKNFVLDGHVADLVLVAAQGEDGVGVYAVEDAAGLVRQALPTLDQTRRLARIELDGVPARRVGGPEALARALDVAAVALAAEQLGGAQRTLDMTVEYAKVRHQFGRPIGSFQAVKHRCADMFVLVESARSAVLNAAAAADESPDELPAAAALAQAYCSESFFHTAGEAIQLHGGIGFTWEHDAHLYFKRAQSSRELFGSPDRHRERLAALAGLTGAAATP, from the coding sequence ATGAAGCTCGTCGTCACCGAGGAACAGCGGGAGCTGCGGGACGCGCTGCGGCGCTTCTTCGCCGACCGGTCCCCCGGCGCTGAGGTGCGGCGGCTCATGGAGACGGCCGAGGGCTACGACCCCAAGGTGTGGCGCCAGATGGCCGAGCAGCTCGGGCTGCAGGGCCTCGCGATCGCCGAGGACCACGGCGGCGCCGGGTTCGGGGTGCGGGAGCTGGCCGTGGTGTTCGAGGAGATGGGGCGGGCCGTCGTGTGCGCCCCCTTCCTCGCGACGATCACGGCCGCGGCGGCGCTGGAGGCCGGGGAGGGCGGGCACGACCTGCTGCCCGGCCTCGCGGACGGGTCAGTGATCGCGACGCTCGCGGTGGCCGAGGACGACGGGTCCTGGGACCCCGGTTCGGTGCGGGCAGCGTTCGAGGGCGGCGTGCTGCGGGGGACGAAGAACTTCGTCCTGGACGGGCACGTCGCCGACCTGGTCCTCGTGGCCGCCCAAGGCGAGGACGGGGTCGGGGTCTACGCCGTCGAGGACGCGGCGGGCCTCGTCCGGCAGGCCCTCCCGACGCTCGACCAGACGCGGAGGCTGGCGCGGATCGAGCTGGACGGGGTTCCGGCGCGCAGGGTCGGCGGCCCGGAGGCGCTGGCGCGGGCCCTGGACGTCGCGGCCGTGGCGCTGGCGGCCGAGCAGCTCGGCGGGGCGCAGCGGACCCTGGACATGACGGTCGAGTACGCGAAGGTGCGGCACCAGTTCGGGCGGCCGATCGGGTCGTTCCAGGCGGTCAAGCACCGGTGCGCCGACATGTTCGTGCTGGTGGAGTCGGCGCGGTCGGCCGTGCTGAACGCGGCGGCCGCCGCGGACGAGAGCCCGGACGAGCTGCCCGCCGCCGCCGCGTTGGCCCAGGCGTACTGCTCGGAGTCCTTCTTCCACACGGCGGGCGAGGCGATCCAGCTGCACGGCGGCATCGGGTTCACCTGGGAGCACGACGCGCACCTGTACTTCAAGCGGGCGCAGTCGTCCCGGGAGCTGTTCGGTTCGCCGGACCGGCACCGCGAGCGCCTGGCCGCCCTCGCCGGGCTCACGGGTGCAGCCGCAACCCCTTGA
- a CDS encoding DUF2000 domain-containing protein produces MRFDTKIGIVVRDDLAAWQRLNVTAFLAGAVAGGVPGILGEPYEDASGNTYLAMFRQPVLVYEAGTEAISTAHARALAREMDTAVYIEDMFKTGHDEANRATVRAVAAEEMPLVGFAVHGPKNGVDKVLKGLRLHP; encoded by the coding sequence ATGCGTTTCGACACCAAGATCGGGATCGTGGTCCGCGACGACCTGGCCGCCTGGCAGCGCCTCAACGTCACCGCGTTCCTCGCCGGCGCCGTCGCGGGCGGCGTTCCCGGCATCCTCGGCGAGCCCTACGAGGACGCGTCCGGCAACACCTACCTGGCGATGTTCCGGCAGCCCGTCCTGGTCTACGAGGCGGGGACCGAGGCGATCTCAACGGCCCACGCGCGCGCCCTCGCCCGGGAGATGGACACCGCCGTCTACATCGAGGACATGTTCAAGACGGGCCACGACGAGGCGAACCGCGCGACCGTCCGGGCCGTCGCCGCCGAGGAGATGCCCCTGGTCGGGTTCGCCGTCCACGGCCCGAAGAACGGCGTGGACAAGGTCCTCAAGGGGTTGCGGCTGCACCCGTGA
- a CDS encoding AraC family transcriptional regulator, with amino-acid sequence MDWSRYWRSPDRPLEAMHAHFERHAYHRHSHETYSFGVTEDGFQAFRCRGGAHTSAAGMVIAFNPDDPHDGHAADELGFTYRIVHIGAGLISDVLADIAARPVGLPLFDSPVVPDPALAGALRGLHAALLGGAPALRRDELLTAAVGTLVDRAATRRLRATPAGGFVERARRRLEESYTDDIGADALAEAAGCSRFALYRGFRREYGMAPSDYQRQLRLRAARRLLACGDAIGDVAARTGFADQSHLTRWFVRCYGVTPGGYRDACTG; translated from the coding sequence GTGGACTGGAGCAGGTACTGGCGGTCGCCCGACCGTCCCCTGGAGGCGATGCACGCCCACTTCGAGCGGCACGCCTACCACCGGCACAGCCACGAGACGTACTCGTTCGGCGTCACCGAGGACGGCTTCCAGGCGTTCCGGTGCCGGGGCGGGGCCCACACGAGCGCGGCCGGGATGGTCATCGCGTTCAACCCCGACGACCCGCACGACGGCCACGCCGCCGACGAGCTCGGCTTCACCTACCGCATCGTCCACATCGGCGCCGGGCTGATCTCGGACGTGCTCGCCGACATCGCGGCGCGCCCGGTCGGGCTGCCGCTGTTCGACTCGCCCGTCGTGCCGGACCCCGCCCTGGCCGGGGCCCTGCGCGGGCTGCACGCGGCGCTGCTCGGCGGCGCCCCGGCCCTGCGCCGCGACGAGCTGCTGACCGCGGCCGTCGGGACGCTGGTCGACCGGGCCGCCACGCGGCGGCTGCGCGCGACGCCCGCCGGCGGCTTCGTCGAGCGGGCCCGGCGGCGCCTTGAGGAGTCCTACACCGACGACATCGGCGCCGACGCGCTGGCGGAGGCGGCGGGGTGCAGCCGGTTCGCGCTGTACCGGGGGTTCCGGCGGGAGTACGGGATGGCGCCGAGCGACTACCAGCGCCAGCTCCGCCTCCGCGCGGCGCGCCGCCTGCTCGCCTGTGGCGACGCGATCGGGGACGTGGCGGCCCGCACCGGTTTCGCCGACCAGAGCCATCTGACGCGCTGGTTCGTGCGCTGCTACGGCGTGACCCCTGGTGGTTACCGCGACGCTTGCACGGGTTAG
- a CDS encoding ADP-ribosylglycohydrolase family protein yields MRRASGAMFGLAYGDALGAPTEFLTMEQIHRRFGEHGPTQLDGDPALVTDDTQMAIAVGLGLLDALANPPFTPDLITPMWRRRFVDWLNSPDNDRAPGNTCLRACRNLAAGESWVEATVAGSKGCGANMRVAPVGLAPGLSDETRAGASQLQAALTHGHPTGLAASELTAFAVRWLADGMAPSDLPAALRARCRDQRAVYHERWLGTLWQQPGMDTPETFIARGWDECLAVLDRLDEAVERGDRTSDPCAATGAGWVAEEALATGLLCFLLFPEEPVGAIRRGAASSGDSDSIACLAGAFAGAHLGMDAWPGEWSARIEYAADLARLGGAWD; encoded by the coding sequence ATGAGACGGGCGAGCGGGGCGATGTTCGGGCTGGCGTACGGGGACGCGCTGGGCGCGCCCACCGAGTTCCTCACCATGGAGCAGATCCACCGGCGGTTCGGTGAGCACGGCCCCACGCAGCTCGACGGCGACCCTGCGCTCGTCACCGACGACACCCAGATGGCGATCGCGGTCGGGCTCGGACTGCTGGACGCCCTGGCGAATCCTCCGTTCACCCCCGATCTGATCACGCCCATGTGGCGGCGGCGCTTCGTCGACTGGCTCAACAGCCCCGACAACGACCGCGCGCCGGGGAACACCTGCCTGCGCGCGTGCCGGAACCTGGCCGCCGGGGAATCCTGGGTGGAGGCCACCGTGGCGGGCTCCAAGGGCTGCGGCGCGAACATGCGCGTCGCGCCGGTCGGCCTGGCCCCGGGCTTGTCGGACGAGACGCGCGCCGGGGCGTCGCAGCTCCAGGCCGCTCTCACGCACGGGCATCCGACCGGGCTCGCGGCGAGCGAGCTGACGGCGTTCGCCGTCCGGTGGCTGGCCGACGGCATGGCCCCGTCCGACCTGCCCGCCGCGCTCCGGGCCCGCTGCCGCGACCAGCGCGCCGTCTACCACGAGCGCTGGCTCGGCACCCTGTGGCAGCAGCCCGGCATGGACACCCCCGAGACGTTCATCGCCCGGGGCTGGGACGAGTGCCTGGCCGTCCTCGACCGACTGGACGAGGCCGTCGAGCGCGGAGACCGGACGTCCGACCCCTGCGCGGCCACGGGCGCGGGCTGGGTCGCCGAGGAGGCCCTCGCCACCGGCCTGCTGTGCTTCCTGCTCTTCCCGGAGGAGCCGGTCGGGGCGATCCGGCGCGGCGCCGCCAGCTCGGGCGACTCCGACTCGATCGCGTGCCTGGCCGGCGCGTTCGCCGGCGCTCACCTCGGCATGGACGCCTGGCCGGGCGAGTGGTCCGCCCGCATCGAGTACGCCGCCGACCTCGCGAGGCTCGGCGGGGCCTGGGACTGA
- a CDS encoding alpha/beta fold hydrolase: MSETRFLDLPGGRLAYDDSGDGPLIVCLPSMLDLRSQYRFLRPLLLDAGYRVVTVDQRGMGETSARWPEYGSTPLAHDLLALLKHLDAGPALVYGCSNGAAAAVWVAAEAPELVKGLVLAAPFVRDGEAGFAQKLTVALMRVPGLALPLYLSYYPKWEPKPPADFAEHKAKLKANFKEPGRDKVIAEYLSMSHAESEARLDRVQAPTLVIMGTGDIDWPDPAAEAAWVGQRLDGQVVLLDGAGHHPHVEFPEKVAEAVTTFQRSL; the protein is encoded by the coding sequence ATGAGCGAGACCCGGTTCCTCGACCTTCCCGGCGGACGGCTGGCCTACGACGACAGCGGCGACGGCCCGCTCATCGTGTGCCTGCCCTCGATGCTCGACCTGCGGTCGCAGTACCGGTTCCTCCGGCCGCTGCTCCTGGACGCCGGGTACCGCGTCGTGACCGTCGACCAGCGCGGGATGGGCGAGACCAGCGCGCGGTGGCCCGAGTACGGGAGCACGCCGCTGGCCCACGACCTGCTGGCCCTTCTCAAGCACCTGGACGCGGGGCCGGCGCTGGTCTACGGGTGCTCCAACGGCGCCGCCGCGGCGGTGTGGGTCGCGGCCGAGGCGCCCGAGCTGGTCAAGGGACTCGTGCTGGCGGCGCCGTTCGTCCGGGACGGCGAGGCCGGGTTCGCGCAGAAGCTGACCGTCGCCCTCATGCGGGTCCCCGGCCTGGCCCTGCCGCTCTACCTGTCCTACTACCCCAAGTGGGAGCCGAAGCCCCCGGCCGACTTCGCCGAGCACAAGGCGAAGCTGAAGGCGAACTTCAAGGAGCCGGGCCGCGACAAGGTCATCGCCGAGTACCTGAGCATGTCCCACGCCGAGTCCGAGGCGCGGCTCGACCGGGTGCAGGCGCCCACGCTCGTCATCATGGGCACGGGCGACATCGACTGGCCCGACCCGGCCGCCGAGGCCGCATGGGTCGGCCAGAGGCTGGACGGCCAGGTCGTCCTGCTGGACGGCGCCGGCCACCACCCCCACGTGGAGTTCCCCGAGAAGGTCGCCGAGGCCGTCACGACCTTCCAGCGCTCCCTCTAG
- a CDS encoding TIGR03668 family PPOX class F420-dependent oxidoreductase, producing the protein MPKLAPDEARRLLTTVPVARLATVGEDARPHLVPVTFAVHRGAVYTAVDHKPKSSRDLRRLANIRANPRVALLADHYEDDWDRLWWVRVDGHATVVDDPARMADPVRLLADRYPQYREHPPEGPVIAMTIEAWTGWSAS; encoded by the coding sequence GTGCCCAAGCTTGCGCCGGACGAGGCGCGCCGCCTGCTGACCACCGTCCCGGTCGCGCGCCTCGCGACCGTGGGGGAGGACGCCCGCCCGCATCTCGTCCCCGTGACGTTCGCCGTCCACCGGGGCGCCGTCTACACGGCCGTCGACCACAAGCCCAAGAGCAGCCGGGATCTGCGGCGCCTCGCCAACATCCGGGCGAATCCCCGCGTCGCGCTCCTGGCCGACCACTACGAGGACGACTGGGACCGGCTCTGGTGGGTCCGCGTGGACGGCCACGCGACCGTCGTCGACGACCCCGCACGCATGGCCGACCCCGTCCGCCTCCTGGCGGACCGCTACCCCCAGTACCGCGAACACCCGCCCGAGGGCCCGGTCATCGCCATGACGATCGAGGCCTGGACCGGCTGGTCCGCGTCCTAG
- a CDS encoding enoyl-CoA hydratase — translation MPFVLVDRPRPNVALITLNRPERMNAMAFDVMVPFREALEEVSRDNGTRVVVITGAGRGFCSGADLENPGNIPGIDGLTLPTIALRSMELLDDVVRAMRRVHQPVIAAVNGPAIGGGLCLSLAADIRLGAETALFRAAGINNGLTASELGLSYLLPRAIGASRAFELMLSGRDVEAAEAERIGLLSRVVPGDKLLDACYELAERIAGFSRPGTELTKRMLWSSLDAASLDAHMGQEGLAQLYVRLTTHNFEEAIRARREHRPPDFQD, via the coding sequence GTCGCCCTCATCACCCTCAACCGGCCCGAGCGCATGAACGCGATGGCGTTCGACGTGATGGTCCCCTTCCGGGAGGCCCTGGAGGAGGTCAGCCGCGACAACGGCACCCGCGTCGTCGTCATCACCGGCGCCGGGCGGGGATTCTGCTCCGGGGCCGACCTGGAGAACCCGGGGAACATCCCGGGCATCGACGGGCTGACGCTCCCGACGATCGCGCTGCGCTCGATGGAGCTGCTGGACGACGTGGTGCGGGCGATGCGGCGCGTCCACCAGCCGGTCATCGCGGCGGTCAACGGCCCGGCGATCGGCGGCGGCCTGTGCCTGTCGCTCGCCGCCGACATCCGGCTGGGCGCGGAGACGGCCCTGTTCCGCGCGGCCGGGATCAACAACGGGCTGACCGCGAGCGAGCTCGGCCTCAGCTACCTGCTGCCGCGCGCGATCGGCGCGTCCCGCGCGTTCGAGCTGATGCTGTCCGGACGCGACGTGGAGGCCGCCGAGGCCGAGCGGATCGGCCTGCTGTCCCGCGTCGTCCCCGGCGACAAGCTCCTCGACGCCTGCTACGAGCTGGCCGAGCGGATCGCCGGGTTCAGCCGCCCCGGCACCGAGCTGACGAAGCGGATGCTGTGGTCGAGCCTGGACGCCGCGAGCCTGGACGCCCACATGGGGCAGGAGGGCCTCGCCCAGCTGTACGTCCGCCTCACCACCCACAACTTCGAAGAGGCGATCAGGGCGCGGAGGGAGCACCGGCCGCCGGACTTCCAGGACTGA